A window from Cryptomeria japonica chromosome 1, Sugi_1.0, whole genome shotgun sequence encodes these proteins:
- the LOC131033713 gene encoding putative F-box/FBD/LRR-repeat protein At5g22670 isoform X1, translated as MSAPDAFCTLPDSLVALILSKMPIKDAVKSCILSKRWRFLYTQMPQLTFDQLTFDPYEMSFCTSLNPLLISRVENIISNILLLHSRNLEGFHLHNNNTRVNFNRENVCKWVRYASRYNVQHLTLYDHTTFPIDLIEIPPPALFSCSHLITLNLGNYDLTSFPIDFVGFPHLLTCHLQYVQLTDESLVSFISLCPRLQKLEIRRDSELGNVVIFSSTIEHLRLERVKSLSLNCPLLRTLSGVLIEDLSVNGVVLPYELSHGTFHLEMDCGGTLRVLNMDWSPAMRIGHLSPSRFLHIVDNFQSLKKLVIHLSNRWVFRKEAGMDVPLLDLLHRLPNLHTLSMLGFFLQEVARDPIPDCLTPPHVNLKKICVDIHDFDHKEVAVISCLLQSMPSLQTLEIQLPEKLDESEIPDILDESESVYDYEGQCLKLLKDIMYMRRASSLARIIILDY; from the exons ATGTCTGCCCCCGATGCCTTCTGCACACTTCCTGATTCTCTTGTTGCTTTAATACTATCAAAAATGCCAATAAAAGACGCTGTCAAATCTTGTATTCTTTCCAAGAGGTGGAGGTTTCTCTACACTCAAATGCCTCAACTCACTTTCGATCAACTCACTTTCGATCCATATGAGATGTCTTTTTGCACTTCCCTCAATCCTCTCTTAATATCAAGGGTTGAGAATATAATTTCCAACATCTTGCTTTTGCACTCGCGCAATCTGGAGGGATTTCACCTCCACAACAACAACACACGGGTGAACTTCAATCGTGAAAATGTGTGTAAATGGGTAAGATATGCATCTCGGTAcaatgtccaacatctcactctCTATGATCATACCACTTTTCCAATCGATTTAATAGAAATCCCACCCCCTGCTCTCTTTTCATGTTCGCATCTCATAACACTTAATCTGGGTAACTACGATCTCACCAGTTTCCCAATCGATTTCGTTGGATTCCCCCACCTCCTTACTTGTCACCTCCAATATGTTCAATTGACAGATGAATCTTTGGTCTCCTTCATTTCGCTCTGTCCCCGTCTGCAGAAACTTGAAATAAGGAGAGATTCTGAGCTAGGTAATGTAGTAATATTTTCATCCACTATTGAACATTTGAGATTGGAAAGAGTAAAGTCTCTGTCTCTTAACTGCCCCTTACTTAGAACTCTGTCGGGGGTATTGATTGAGGATTTGAGTGTGAATGGTGTAGTACTGCCCTATGAGCTTTCACATGGCACCTTTCATCTTGAAATGGACTGTGGAGGTACTCTGCGGGTATTGAACATGGATTGGTCACCTGCAATGAGGATTGGACATCTTTCACCAAGTAGATTTCTTCACATTGTGGATAACTTCCAGTCCCTGAAGAAACTTGTCATACACCTGAGTAATCGCTGGGTGTTCAGAAAGGAAGCAGGTATGGATGTTCCTCTATTGGACCTACTTCACAGGCTTCCAAATCTTCATACGCTCTCTATGTTGGGCTTCTTTCTTCAG GAGGTGGCAAGAGATCCTATACCTGACTGCCTCACCCCTCCACATGTTAACCTCAAGAAAATATGTGTAGACATTCATGATTTTGACCACAAGGAAGTTGCCGTAATAAGTTGCTTGCTTCAGAGTATGCCCTCTCTCCAAACATTGGAAATTCAGCTGCCTGAAAAATTGGATGAGAGTGAGATACCTGATATTTTGGATGAGAGTGAGAGTGTGTATGATTATGAGGGTCAATGTTTGAAGCTGTTAAAAGATATTATGTATATGAGGAGGGCATCCTCACTAGCAAGGATAATTATACTGGATTATTAG
- the LOC131033713 gene encoding uncharacterized protein LOC131033713 isoform X2 — protein sequence MPQLTFDQLTFDPYEMSFCTSLNPLLISRVENIISNILLLHSRNLEGFHLHNNNTRVNFNRENVCKWVRYASRYNVQHLTLYDHTTFPIDLIEIPPPALFSCSHLITLNLGNYDLTSFPIDFVGFPHLLTCHLQYVQLTDESLVSFISLCPRLQKLEIRRDSELGNVVIFSSTIEHLRLERVKSLSLNCPLLRTLSGVLIEDLSVNGVVLPYELSHGTFHLEMDCGGTLRVLNMDWSPAMRIGHLSPSRFLHIVDNFQSLKKLVIHLSNRWVFRKEAGMDVPLLDLLHRLPNLHTLSMLGFFLQEVARDPIPDCLTPPHVNLKKICVDIHDFDHKEVAVISCLLQSMPSLQTLEIQLPEKLDESEIPDILDESESVYDYEGQCLKLLKDIMYMRRASSLARIIILDY from the exons ATGCCTCAACTCACTTTCGATCAACTCACTTTCGATCCATATGAGATGTCTTTTTGCACTTCCCTCAATCCTCTCTTAATATCAAGGGTTGAGAATATAATTTCCAACATCTTGCTTTTGCACTCGCGCAATCTGGAGGGATTTCACCTCCACAACAACAACACACGGGTGAACTTCAATCGTGAAAATGTGTGTAAATGGGTAAGATATGCATCTCGGTAcaatgtccaacatctcactctCTATGATCATACCACTTTTCCAATCGATTTAATAGAAATCCCACCCCCTGCTCTCTTTTCATGTTCGCATCTCATAACACTTAATCTGGGTAACTACGATCTCACCAGTTTCCCAATCGATTTCGTTGGATTCCCCCACCTCCTTACTTGTCACCTCCAATATGTTCAATTGACAGATGAATCTTTGGTCTCCTTCATTTCGCTCTGTCCCCGTCTGCAGAAACTTGAAATAAGGAGAGATTCTGAGCTAGGTAATGTAGTAATATTTTCATCCACTATTGAACATTTGAGATTGGAAAGAGTAAAGTCTCTGTCTCTTAACTGCCCCTTACTTAGAACTCTGTCGGGGGTATTGATTGAGGATTTGAGTGTGAATGGTGTAGTACTGCCCTATGAGCTTTCACATGGCACCTTTCATCTTGAAATGGACTGTGGAGGTACTCTGCGGGTATTGAACATGGATTGGTCACCTGCAATGAGGATTGGACATCTTTCACCAAGTAGATTTCTTCACATTGTGGATAACTTCCAGTCCCTGAAGAAACTTGTCATACACCTGAGTAATCGCTGGGTGTTCAGAAAGGAAGCAGGTATGGATGTTCCTCTATTGGACCTACTTCACAGGCTTCCAAATCTTCATACGCTCTCTATGTTGGGCTTCTTTCTTCAG GAGGTGGCAAGAGATCCTATACCTGACTGCCTCACCCCTCCACATGTTAACCTCAAGAAAATATGTGTAGACATTCATGATTTTGACCACAAGGAAGTTGCCGTAATAAGTTGCTTGCTTCAGAGTATGCCCTCTCTCCAAACATTGGAAATTCAGCTGCCTGAAAAATTGGATGAGAGTGAGATACCTGATATTTTGGATGAGAGTGAGAGTGTGTATGATTATGAGGGTCAATGTTTGAAGCTGTTAAAAGATATTATGTATATGAGGAGGGCATCCTCACTAGCAAGGATAATTATACTGGATTATTAG